Part of the Lycium ferocissimum isolate CSIRO_LF1 chromosome 6, AGI_CSIRO_Lferr_CH_V1, whole genome shotgun sequence genome, TttgtatatattgaaaatattgaAACAAAGCAGTATGAAAATTGAGAAAGTGAGTTCACCTTTACATTCAATGACACTGTTCACATTAGACCAATTGATAAAACAGCATTTTCCTAACCATTTATCATTCCTTATTGATTTGGATACAGAAGAGAATGTTTGGATTCTTCTCAAGATGCCTTGCTCCACCTTGCAAGGCATAGCTACAATCGGCCAAGGCTATGGAGATTTTGACAAAAAACAGCAACAACATAACAACTTCAATCTTAGGCGCAGAGATTGAGAAAATGGCTATAATAGAGTTTCTCTTATTCGTATTAAGAGCTAATCTAGGAGGAATGTTTCTATGTTGTGCACCAGTCTTTGTATTTCATgctcttttttactttttagttttttttcaGTGTGAGCTTTGACTCCAAATATGCAGCAAAGCATAGAGCTAATGAAATCTTTTTTAGCAATAGGTATATGAATGATTTCTACATCAAATGATATTACTGCTTGTTTTAAGTCCCTGAAAAATGAAACTATACTAATTCCACTCACGTTCTTTGTAATGGCTTAATGTTTGATGGAACTCAAAACTCTAAAGTCTAAACTTCATATCAAGGGAAGATTTCTTTACATAAccgaaaaatggatatttttgcTCCAAATCTGGAAAAAGGAATTGCTATTTGCTCATCCCTTCATCAGAAAGGAAGATAATTCGAATGGATTTCAAGATGCCCCTCATTTGCCACAATCCAAACATCCACTTAAGAACACTAAACCATctgaaaatattttgtatatgttcaCCTTTACACGCCACATGCACTGGAGATGGCAAAACTAATACTAAAGCAAGACAGTAACAATTTGAAAGTTATGCCATAAGCAGGATATATCTGTCTTTAAAGGTGATCAACTACTAACAATGCTACATAATGCAGAGAATTTCACAGTACTGTACAAGCCTCAAAATGGACAATTAAAAGAATTTATATCTCCCTACAAGGACAGAGACTTGGTTGTATAAGGTCTAATGGAATCAAGAGGACTTACATGGGGTGATTAGGAATGTACATACACAAACATTCAGCCTCAAGCAGTGTGCACAAGAGAAAGATATCTGTCTAGCCGCTCAATAATGCCGTTTGCCTTCCTCTTGGCTCTAGAGGTCCCGCTTTGGGCAAGATTAGCTATGGTCCCATTGGTACTCTCATCTATCCATATCTCTTTCAACTTTGTTCGGTCGTTATAGCACATTGTGTAAAGAATGGCGATGCAGTTCTCCTTGTTGCGATCACTTGTGTCCTCCTTAATAATACTAAGGAGACAAAAGACTGCACCCAGCTCTCCCATCTCCTCGATGGCCTTGTGATGAGTGGACAGCAGGGCAAGAATAGCTAATAATTCATCAATGAGTATCCGATCTTTGATCTTCTTCATAATCACCTTTATTGTTCCTTCAGAAACAGCTTTACCCTTATTTTCATGGACAATGCTGAGATTAAAAATTGCTGAAGCAGCATCTTTCATGGCCAACGGTTGTCCCTCATCCAGGAGTTCGACTAAAGGCTTGAAAGCACCTGCCTTCCCAATAATATCCTTGTTTGAATCAAGTGCTGATAATGTGAAAAGAGCAGCAGCAGAATTGCGTCTTGTTTCAAGCGTTCCGAACTTCAACGACTCAATAAGTAAAGGAATGACAATAGGATTTTCTGCTACTAGCTTTTTATTGCTGTCATGTATTGAGATGTTCAGAACTGTAGTGATCAAATCTTCTTGTAGATCAGGATGACTATTCACGTTTCCAGACAAGAGAGGACTTAGCAATTTGTTAACAGCATCACTGCACTCCCCGAATACAGCCCGTAAAGATGGCATCTGTTTAGTCAGCACCCGAACTTCTTTTGCAGCCTTTTTCTGCTCCGGGACATTACTGGAGGACAATGTCTCAAGCAGTGAATTTAAACGATCTCGGTCTGCATTTGTGACTATATCCTGGTCCTCATCATGGGAAGGGCCAGGCAGCTCAATTCCGTGCTTCAGGCACCACTGTGAAATCATTTTTCTCACTAGATGATTCGGGGTGAGAGCTGAATGGGAGAGAACCTGCTTTGTTTCGGGGCAGGTACGATTGCCATCTTTCAGCCACTTTTGAATGAATGGTCTGTCATATGTCTGCAAACAACCATAACATCCAaaaattttaatgaaaacaaCCATCTAGTGATATCCAAGTTAATCTAAGTATGTAGCGCAATCACGAAGATGAAAAAAGCATAGCAGTTTCCAAATAGAATAGTTGAAAGAGAGAATTCATCAGGAAGGAGCCACAGCAGAAAttgagggtgtgtttggtatgaaggaaaacattttccatcaatGACAGTCCAAGCTCATCATATACTCCCCACCCACTCAACGCCCCCACCCACGAACCCCCACTTCCCACCACCATATTGTTTTGCTAGACTACACATAAATATTCTTCGGATAATATTTTTTcgcttacttaccaaacactagaaatAATAAGTAAGAAACCACCTGTTTTCCAGgcaaacattttccttcataccaaacacaccctgaGAGGAAGGCAATTCGGAATCAAGGAAGTCTGTGTTTCCTTGACGCTGGAAATGCAAAATCTTAGCTAATTTAACTTATAGTACTGAATAACATACAGTAGTACTGTCTGAAGCCTCCTCTCCAGCAATCAAGTTGTTTCTCAAATAAATTTCACCACGTATAATTATGTGAAAACCAAATATAACACAAGTAAATCTAGCCAGAGAATAATTTCAGGAAGAGGTAGCTTTGTGATCCTGCACTCTTGAAAACTGCAAAACTGCAACTGCTAGAAAAGTTCTACAGATATTTGTTTTCTCTAAATATTCTTAAACAACACTATGATAGCAATTTTAACTAAACCTTCAGACCAAACCCCTCTACCCTCGGCATTCCCTCTCATTCCTAATTAAGAAAAAGTACTAACAGGTAGCCTTTATCTTATagtttactttttttctttttcctgacGGCTAGAGGAACGCCATGCTACTGGCAGCAGGTGTAGCACTTCTTTTGGCTTAAACTACAATGTTGTTGAACAATTTTATAATTCCGAATCCGCCTC contains:
- the LOC132059569 gene encoding U-box domain-containing protein 9-like, whose translation is MAKISELKRELQRAVNCVIEEDDDDSLEATDQAMQCLCALKDLKLKSLSLPITPPHEFVCPLSKQLIKDPVVLASGQTYDRPFIQKWLKDGNRTCPETKQVLSHSALTPNHLVRKMISQWCLKHGIELPGPSHDEDQDIVTNADRDRLNSLLETLSSSNVPEQKKAAKEVRVLTKQMPSLRAVFGECSDAVNKLLSPLLSGNVNSHPDLQEDLITTVLNISIHDSNKKLVAENPIVIPLLIESLKFGTLETRRNSAAALFTLSALDSNKDIIGKAGAFKPLVELLDEGQPLAMKDAASAIFNLSIVHENKGKAVSEGTIKVIMKKIKDRILIDELLAILALLSTHHKAIEEMGELGAVFCLLSIIKEDTSDRNKENCIAILYTMCYNDRTKLKEIWIDESTNGTIANLAQSGTSRAKRKANGIIERLDRYLSLVHTA